A genomic region of Runella rosea contains the following coding sequences:
- a CDS encoding sialate O-acetylesterase — translation MLRVRNCLKKSIVRCCLFSAFFPVFAIIPVFSQVGISFPTSRLVFQRSANNSATFVVSGTYQQSIPDQVEAALVPFATGQGTATNWQIVEKAPVGGIYSGTISGGGGWYKLKVRVIRNGKVTDSTEVERIGIGEVFLIAGQSNARGIQNYGAPAANDDRVSCFNYLNSSFDPNELPEPTFSHLNADSYIAPYGYSAWSWGALGDLLVSRFNVPVLFYNVALEGTTSRSWRESSTGYASNPYTGGVYINQLPYSQFKVVLRQFTSLTGVRAVLWHQGESDTQFNLSESEIVSNLQQVIGQSRNDAGQNISWVVSKVSYNTYASKAVINAQNTVINSTSNVFEGPSTDNIQIPRPDGVHMQGNALTTLAQQWNQSLNSNFFNQSNPIAPLLLPVIKVACTDDSRVKLIAEGNFTEVSWNNGERNNTILANNGVYRVKVKDAFGHFMYSSSVSVGDNTRRALPKPATPSILTNGNLVFCEGGNVAFSTPQAAGYRWSNGATSQSIVVGDGANYSVQIKDEKGCWSDFSGSVKATVNPVPSVPSVTAKGPLTFCADQSVTLAVEENSVLSTSTVLEWNSGQKTGTIVIKQSGDYAVRAVNQYNCASAYSKTLTVTVNPLPSTPTIAADGVLRFCEGSKVTLSTDSFLPTVWNEQYSTQKLTVTASGRYTARVTDTWGCKSLPSKEVAVEVNPVPARPIITKAGPFAIAAEGNYLSNINFRWNQEGGSQTTVTTQNILKPSQTGNYTVVAFYDLDASNTCASLPSFVYSFVFDFANNGLSVYPNPSRDGIFSVETYKDVKNARLQLMNAEGKQVYEESVPELIGPMSLKFPSLTPGMYFLRIQGENQIPLTKKLWFVP, via the coding sequence ATGTTAAGAGTTCGCAATTGCCTGAAAAAGAGTATAGTACGTTGTTGCCTGTTTTCTGCATTTTTTCCTGTCTTTGCTATCATTCCAGTCTTTTCGCAAGTAGGAATTAGTTTCCCTACCTCGCGCCTTGTATTTCAACGTTCAGCGAACAATTCGGCCACGTTTGTGGTCAGTGGAACGTACCAACAAAGCATTCCCGATCAAGTAGAAGCCGCCTTGGTTCCTTTTGCTACGGGACAGGGAACGGCGACCAACTGGCAAATTGTGGAGAAAGCCCCCGTAGGAGGCATCTATTCAGGGACCATTTCGGGCGGTGGCGGTTGGTATAAATTGAAAGTCAGAGTCATTAGAAATGGAAAAGTAACGGACAGTACCGAAGTAGAACGAATTGGGATTGGAGAAGTGTTTTTGATTGCGGGACAGTCAAACGCGCGCGGCATCCAAAATTACGGAGCACCTGCCGCCAACGACGACCGGGTGAGCTGTTTTAATTACCTCAATTCCTCATTTGATCCCAATGAGTTGCCCGAACCGACCTTTTCTCACTTAAATGCCGACAGTTATATTGCCCCTTATGGATACTCTGCGTGGTCTTGGGGTGCATTGGGAGATTTGTTGGTCAGTCGTTTCAATGTGCCTGTGCTATTTTATAACGTAGCTTTGGAAGGCACCACCAGCAGGTCATGGCGCGAAAGTTCGACGGGCTATGCTTCCAACCCCTACACGGGCGGAGTTTATATAAATCAGCTTCCTTATTCACAGTTTAAAGTGGTATTGCGCCAATTTACCTCGCTTACGGGCGTACGGGCCGTGTTGTGGCATCAGGGCGAATCAGATACGCAATTCAACCTCTCGGAATCTGAAATAGTCTCAAATCTGCAACAGGTAATCGGGCAAAGCCGCAACGATGCGGGGCAAAACATCAGTTGGGTGGTTTCGAAGGTTTCTTATAATACGTACGCTTCCAAAGCGGTCATTAATGCCCAGAATACCGTCATTAATTCCACGTCCAATGTATTTGAAGGCCCCTCAACCGATAACATTCAGATCCCCCGGCCTGATGGAGTACACATGCAAGGCAATGCCCTAACCACCCTTGCGCAGCAGTGGAACCAAAGCCTCAATTCCAATTTTTTTAACCAATCTAATCCCATCGCACCTTTATTGTTGCCGGTTATTAAAGTAGCCTGTACAGATGATAGTCGGGTTAAGCTCATTGCGGAGGGAAATTTTACGGAAGTAAGCTGGAATAACGGCGAACGAAACAATACAATATTGGCTAACAACGGCGTCTATCGGGTAAAAGTGAAGGATGCCTTTGGCCATTTTATGTACTCAAGCTCCGTCAGTGTGGGAGACAACACCCGCCGTGCGCTTCCAAAACCAGCCACTCCATCCATACTTACCAATGGTAATTTAGTGTTTTGTGAAGGAGGAAATGTAGCGTTTTCCACTCCGCAAGCGGCGGGTTATCGATGGAGCAATGGTGCGACTTCTCAAAGCATTGTTGTAGGGGATGGGGCAAATTATTCTGTTCAAATCAAGGATGAGAAAGGATGTTGGTCCGATTTTTCGGGCAGCGTAAAAGCGACCGTTAATCCCGTTCCGTCGGTTCCATCAGTGACGGCCAAGGGACCGTTGACTTTCTGTGCCGATCAAAGCGTAACGTTGGCAGTAGAGGAGAACAGTGTTTTATCAACGAGTACGGTATTGGAGTGGAACAGTGGACAAAAAACGGGTACAATTGTTATAAAACAGTCAGGTGATTATGCGGTTCGGGCGGTCAATCAATACAATTGTGCTTCTGCTTATTCCAAAACCTTGACGGTCACGGTCAATCCTTTACCCTCGACCCCAACCATTGCCGCCGATGGGGTACTTCGCTTTTGTGAAGGAAGCAAGGTGACGTTATCAACTGATTCTTTTTTGCCAACCGTTTGGAATGAACAATATTCCACCCAAAAGTTGACCGTAACGGCCTCGGGCCGCTACACTGCCCGGGTGACTGATACGTGGGGATGTAAATCGCTTCCCTCAAAAGAAGTTGCGGTAGAAGTAAACCCCGTACCTGCTCGTCCAATCATCACCAAAGCTGGGCCTTTTGCGATAGCGGCCGAAGGGAATTATCTGTCTAACATCAATTTTCGATGGAATCAAGAAGGAGGTTCACAGACCACTGTGACAACCCAAAACATATTAAAGCCTTCACAAACAGGTAATTATACGGTAGTTGCTTTTTATGATTTAGATGCTTCAAATACGTGTGCTTCCTTGCCGTCTTTTGTATATAGCTTTGTTTTTGACTTTGCAAACAATGGTTTGAGCGTTTATCCCAACC
- a CDS encoding pentapeptide repeat-containing protein, producing MKRLSLFLLAAFSATALYAQKQVSAREVFQAIDKHQSVQYDGVVVTGDLDFTELSNRKIKKEKGWEEIKTTVEVPVVFRNCTFKGDVIAYKRLEENGSRTKIFNIEVNGDGGTTYSADFRENAVFENCTFENGSEFKYSTFSKVANFAGSKFAEQANFKYARFRQDALYTNIRFEDYANFKYADFSRRADFQEVRFRDYADFKYAEFEEKVNFAGSRFQRNADFKYADFNAGASFDKADFDGSVDFKYSNGKRYVSR from the coding sequence ATGAAACGTTTATCATTATTTTTGTTGGCCGCTTTCTCTGCCACGGCGCTTTACGCCCAAAAACAAGTCTCAGCCCGCGAAGTTTTTCAAGCCATTGATAAACATCAGTCCGTTCAGTACGATGGAGTGGTTGTTACTGGCGATTTAGATTTTACGGAACTTTCTAATCGAAAAATCAAAAAAGAAAAGGGCTGGGAAGAAATAAAAACGACAGTAGAGGTGCCCGTGGTTTTTCGGAATTGCACCTTTAAAGGGGATGTGATTGCCTACAAACGCCTTGAAGAAAATGGCAGCCGCACCAAAATATTCAACATTGAGGTTAATGGTGACGGTGGCACAACGTACTCGGCCGATTTTCGTGAAAATGCCGTCTTTGAAAATTGTACTTTTGAAAATGGCAGTGAGTTTAAGTACTCAACTTTTTCAAAAGTGGCCAACTTCGCTGGCAGTAAGTTTGCCGAGCAAGCCAATTTTAAATACGCCAGATTTCGGCAGGATGCCCTCTACACCAACATCCGATTTGAAGACTACGCCAATTTTAAGTACGCTGATTTCTCCCGCCGAGCTGATTTTCAGGAGGTACGTTTTCGCGATTATGCCGACTTCAAATACGCCGAATTTGAGGAAAAGGTAAACTTTGCGGGCAGCCGTTTTCAGCGAAATGCCGATTTTAAATATGCGGACTTTAACGCGGGTGCTTCTTTTGACAAAGCAGATTTTGACGGAAGTGTTGATTTTAAATATTCCAACGGTAAGCGGTACGTTTCCCGATAG
- a CDS encoding cyanophycinase, producing MPLKFTLFLLLGINFVQISGAQTPTSTVLASIGITGDTTDVHVPTVNGYVLGGGSTDVKEALKWMIERAKGGDVVIIRASGTTGYNDFIYGLGGVNSVETLLINSRELALHPATATRIRQAELLFIAGGDQGNYVKFWQDTPVEDAINYLIHVKKAPVGGTSAGCAVLGGVSFAALNDGINSVEALTNPYDSKMTLLNGGFIDIPVLKNIITDTHYSNRSRYGRHLAFLARMKTDGIKKPRGIGVDEKTSVCIDEKGIARVFGSQAAYFLLADSRKPETCEEGKKLTWNRKKQAVSIVKIAATPEGAGKFDLNRWKPLTTGTAGYWFAENGVLFEN from the coding sequence ATGCCGCTTAAATTTACTTTGTTTCTATTGCTAGGGATAAATTTTGTCCAAATTTCTGGGGCACAAACTCCCACAAGTACGGTTCTAGCGTCGATTGGTATCACTGGCGATACGACCGATGTACACGTACCTACCGTCAATGGCTATGTATTGGGCGGAGGTAGTACCGACGTGAAGGAGGCGCTTAAGTGGATGATTGAACGCGCCAAAGGTGGAGATGTGGTCATAATCAGGGCAAGCGGTACAACAGGTTATAACGATTTTATTTATGGATTGGGAGGCGTCAATTCTGTTGAAACTTTGCTGATTAATTCGCGTGAATTGGCCCTCCATCCTGCCACCGCCACACGGATTCGGCAGGCGGAGTTATTATTTATTGCAGGCGGAGACCAGGGGAATTATGTGAAGTTTTGGCAGGATACACCCGTAGAAGATGCCATCAATTACCTGATTCACGTCAAAAAAGCGCCCGTGGGTGGCACGAGTGCGGGTTGCGCCGTTTTGGGAGGTGTAAGCTTTGCGGCCCTCAACGACGGCATCAACTCGGTCGAGGCGCTCACCAATCCTTATGATTCCAAAATGACCTTACTCAACGGTGGATTTATTGATATTCCAGTGCTTAAAAATATCATCACCGATACACATTATAGCAACCGTAGCCGATACGGGCGGCATCTGGCGTTTTTGGCGCGCATGAAAACCGATGGAATAAAGAAGCCAAGAGGCATTGGCGTGGACGAAAAAACGTCAGTTTGTATCGACGAAAAAGGCATTGCCCGCGTATTTGGCAGTCAGGCGGCTTATTTTCTATTGGCCGATTCTCGAAAGCCTGAGACTTGCGAAGAAGGCAAAAAACTGACGTGGAACCGAAAAAAACAAGCGGTCAGCATCGTTAAAATTGCCGCTACTCCAGAAGGAGCTGGCAAGTTTGATTTAAATCGTTGGAAACCGCTTACTACGGGTACTGCGGGATACTGGTTTGCAGAAAACGGTGTTTTATTTGAAAATTAA